Genomic window (Streptomyces sp. TG1A-60):
GCGTGAACCACGAGCGCGCCGGAAAGGGCACCTCCGCCTACATCACCCTCAAGATCGTGCAGAACTCCTGGCGCACGGTCCGTGAACAACTTCGCCAGCTGTCCGGCGCCGCCCACATCGCGCTGGTGGGCGGCGACTACGACGTCCTGCTCCTGGTGCACACCTCGGACAACCGGGCCCTGCGCGAGGTCGTCCTCACCAAGCTCCAGGCCATCCCGGAGGTGCTCAGCACCCGGACCCTGCTGGTCTTCGAGGAGGAGGACGTGGAACCGGAGGAGTGACCGGCGAGGAGACCACAGCCCCCGATAATCGATCAGTCCTGGGCGCGCAGACCCGCGAAGACCAGCTGCGCCACCGCGTCGGACACTTCGCGCTCGCCCATGCCCCGTCCGTCCGGCCGGTACCACTCCACGATCGAGTTGATCATCCCGAAGACCAGCCGGGTCGCGAGCCGCACCTCCACGTCCCCCCGTACGTCCCCGTCGGCCGCCGCGGCCTTCAGCAGCTCGGCGACCTGATGGTCGAAGTCCCGGCGCCGCTCCAGGGCCCAGCGCTCTGTGCCGGTGTTGCCCCGCACCCGCAGCAGCAGCGTCACATACGGCAGTTCGGCGATGAGGACCTCCACCATGCGCCGGACGACGTGCTCCAGCCGCTCCACCGCACGTCCCGCGCGCGCGGGTTCCTCGTCGAGGATCCCGAAGAGCCCGTCCAGCGCCCGGCTGACGGCCCGCCGCAGCAGCTCCTCCTTGCCCGTGACGTGGTGGTATATCGACGACTTCGAGATACCGGCCGCCTTGGAGAGGTGCTCCATGGACGTGCCGTCGTAGCCGCGCTCGTTGAAGACCCGGACGGCGACGGAGAGCAGTGTCTGCGGGGTGTACGTGTCCCGTTTGGCGGTGGTCATGAGGAGGTGCCCTCCCGCTTGTCGGAGGCGTAGGCGTGGCGGTACAGCGCGAGGGACGGCGCGTAGCGCCCGGAGGGGTCGCGTAGGTGCAGGTCGTCCAGGAGGGCGTACGCCCAGTTGCGGCCGAGCCTGCGGCTCCATTCGAAGGGCCCGAGCGGGTAGTTGACCCCCAGGCGCATCGCCGTGTCGATGTCCTCCTCGGTGGCCACGCCCTTGGCGACGGCGTCGTGCGCGAGGTCGACGATCCGGGCCACCGTACGGGCGACGATCATTCCGGGGGCGTCCCCGATGACGCTGACGTCCTTGCCGAGCGCCTGGAACAGCCCGGTGGCCTCGGCGAGGGTCTGCGGGGAGGTGTCCTGGGAGGCGGACAGGGCCACGCGGGTGGCCTGGCGGTAGTCGAACGCCAGGTCGAAGTAGACGACGTCCCGGAACTCCACGGAGGTCTGCCCGTCGGCGAGGGCCAGCTGCCCGCCGCTCGGCAGGACGAGCCGGGTGCCGTGGTCCTCGTCGTCCTCGCGGACCGGGATGCCCGCCTCGCGGATCAGGGTGAGCAGTTCGGAGGCGGGGCCCAGGTCGCCCTCGGTGACGACGTACGCGGGCGCCTGGGCCCGTTCGGCGGTGTGCGGTTCGGGACGCTCGGCGTCGTCGCCGTAGCCGTACCAGCCCCGCCCCGCCTTGCGACCGAGCCGGCCGGACTCGACGAGCCGCCGCTGGGCCAGCGAGGGCGTGAACCGCACGTCCTGGAAGAAGGCCTGCCACACGGAGTGGGTGACGGACTCGTTGACGTCCTGCCCGATGAGGTCGGTCAGCTCGAACGCGCCCATCCTGAAGCCACCGCACTCCCGCAGGATCGCGTCGAGGGTGGCCGGGTCGGCGGCCTGCGCCTCGTGCACCGCGAAGGCCTCGGCGTAGAACGGCCGTGCGATGCGGTTGACGATGAAGCCGGGGGTGTCGGCGCACGCGACCGGTGTCTTGCCCCAGGCGCGGGCCGTCTCGTACGCGCGTGTGGCCGACGTGACGTCGGTGGCGAACCCGGAGACGACCTCGACGAGGGGCAGCAGCGGCGCGGGGTTGAAGAAGTGCAGGCCCACGAAGCGGCCCGGGTGGCGCAGGGCGCCCCCGATGGCCGTGACCGACAGGGAGGAGGTGTTGGTCGCGAGCAGGCAGTGCTCGCCGACGACGTCCTCCAGCGCGCGGAACAGCTCCTGTTTGACGTCCAGCCGCTCCAGGACCGCCTCGACGACGAGGGCGCAGTCCGCGAGGTCGGACAGGCTCTCCGCGGCGTGCAGCCGGGCGCGCGCGGCGTCCCGGTCGGCGCCGGCCAGACGGTCCTTCGCAACGAGCCGGTCGAGCCGGGCCCCGATCGCCTCCGCCGCTTCCCGGGCGCGGCCCGGGGCGACGTCGAACAACCGTACGGGGTGGCCCGCGACCAGCGCGACCTGGGCGATGCCCTGGCCCATGGTGCCGGTGCCGACGACGGCCACGGGGCTGCTGAGGTCGAGTGCTGTCATGTGCGCGATCCTCCCGCACGGGGTTGTCCACAGATGCGGCGGACCCCCTTGTCCCGACCGATCGTTCGGTTACTCTAACTCTGTCCGGCCACCCGTCGCCCACCACCGCCCTGAACGAGGCGCTTCGCGCCACACCCCCTGATTCTGTCCTGCCCAGGTCAGGGCCCACAAACGAGTCCTGACGTGAGGAGTTGGTCACGCATGGCCGCCGAACTGTCCGCGCACACCCTGCTCGCCAAGCACCGGTCCACTCTCGACCAGGCGCTGGAAGCGATCCGCACGCGCGCGTACTGGTCGCCCCACCCCGAGCACCCCAAGGCGTACGGCGAGAACGGCAGCCTGGGCATGGCCGAGGGCAAGGCCGCCTTCGACGCCCTCCTCTGCACCCGCCTCGACCTCGGCCAGCCCGGCACCGACGACTGGGTGGGCGGCGAGATCTCGCCGTACGGCCTCGAACTGGGCATCACCTACCCGCACGCCGACATCGACACGCTGCTGCCCGCCATGAGAGCCGGGCAGCGCGCGTGGCGCGACGCGGGCGCTCAGGCGCGCGCGGCGGTGTGCCTGGAGATCCTCAGGCGGATCAGTGACCGCACCCACGAGTTCGCCCACGCGGTCATGCACACCTCCGGCCAGGCCTTCATGATGGCCTTCCAGGCCGGCGGCCCGCACGCCCAGGACCGAGGCCTGGAGGCGGTCGCGTACGCGTACGCCGAGCAGATCCGCACCCCCGACAACGCCGAATGGACCAAGCCCCAGGGCAAGCGCGACCCACTCGCCCTCACGAAGCGGTTCAAGCCGGTCCCGCGCGGCATCGCCCTCGTCATCGGCTGCAACACCTTCCCGACATGGAACGGCTACCCGGGCCTGTTCGCCTCCCTCGCCACCGGCAACGCGGTCCTCGTCAAGCCCCACCCGCGCGCGGTGCTGCCCCTCGCCCTCACCGTCCAGGTCGCCCGCGAGGTCCTCACCGAGACCGGCTTCGACCCCGACCTGGTCGCGCTGGCCGCCGAACGCCCCGGCGAGGGCATCGCCAAGGACCTGGCCACCCGCCCCGAGATCCGCATCATCGACTACACCGGGTCGACGTCCTTCGGCGACTGGCTGGAGGCCAACGCCCGCCAGGCGGCGGTCTACACGGAGAAGGCCGGCGTCAACACGGTCCTCGTCGACTCCACCGACGACTACAAGGGCATGCTCGCCAACCTGGCCTTCTCCCTGTCCCTGTACAGCGGCCAGATGTGCACCACCCCGCAGAACCTCCTCATCCCCCGCGGCGGCATCACCACCGACGAGGGCCCCAAATCCTACGACGAGGTCGTCGCCGACCTCGCCAAGTCGGTCGACGGCCTGCTGGGCGACGACGTGCGCGCGAACGCCCTGCTCGGTGCGATCGTGAACCCCGACGTCAAGGCCCGCCTCGAAACCGCCGCGTCACTCGGCGAGGTCGCCCTCCCCTCAAGGGAGGTCAGCAACCCCGAGTTCCCGGACGCGGTCGTCCGTACGCCGGTGATCGTGAAGCTCGACGGCGCGCGGAAGCACTGGGAGCGCGGCGACGAGGAGGCCGCGTACATGAGCGAGTGCTTCGGACCGGTGTCGTTCGCCGTCGCCGTCGACTCGACCACGGACGCGGTGGAGTTGCTGCGCCGGACCATCCGCGACAAGGGAGCGATGACCGTCGGCGCGTACACGACCGCCGGCGAGGTGGCGGACGCGGTCGAGGAGGCCTGCCTGGAGGAGTGCGCGCAGTTGTCGCTGAACCTCACGGGTGGGGTGTATGTGAACCAGACCGCGGCGTTCTCGGACTTCCACGGGTCCGGTGGGAATCCGGCGGCGAACGCGGCTCTGTGCGACGGGGCGTTCGTGGCCAACCGGTTCCGGGTGGTGGAGGTTCGGCACGAAGCGCACCGCTAGAAGACCAGGCGACCGCTGCGGTCGGCGGCTGCGGCGGCTGCGGGCCTTCCCTGGCTGGTCGCCGGTGCCCCGCGCCCTCACGAGGGGCGCTCCGGCCAGGCCGTCTCAGAAGGAGCCGACGCTCCAGTGGTACAGCGTCATCGCCACGCTTGTCGCCAGGTTGTAGCTGGACACCTGGGGGCGCATCGGCAGGGACAGCAAGTGGTCGGCGCGGGAGCGCAGTTCGGCGGAGAGGCCGCTGCGTTCCGAGCCGAAGGCTAGGACGGCGTCGTCCGGCAGCCTCAGTCCCCGGATGTCGTCGCCCTCGGGGTCGAGCGCGAAGAGCGGGCCCGGCGGCAGCTCCGCCACCTCCAGGCGCTCCACGGCGGTCGCGAAGTGCAGGCCCGCCCCGCCGCGTACGACGGTGGGGTGCCAGGGGTCCAGGGTGCCGGTGGTGACCACCCCGGTAGCGCCGAAACCGGCGGCCAGCCGGATCACGGCCCCCGCGTTGCCCAGATTGCGCGGGTTGTCGAGGACCACGACGGGCGCGGTGCGCGGGGTGCGGGCGAGGGCCGCCAGATTGGCCGTGCGCGAGGGGCGTACGGCCAGGGCGGCCACGGCGGTGGGGTGCGGGCGCGGCACGAGGGCGCGGTACGTCTCCTCCGGGACCTCCTGGAGGAGACGCCCGAGCCGGTCGCGTACGTCCGGGGCCAGGTCGTCGGCGAGGACGAGCGCCGCCGGGCGATCCGCGGTGACGGCCACCGGGACCTCGGCGCCGAAGCGCACGGCGTGCTTGAGGGCGTGGAAACCGTCGAGCAGGACGGAGGCGTCGGCGAGGCGACGCCAGGTCCGGAGGGGATCGTCCACCGGGCGGTCGTCCGGTCCGATCGGCGGGCGGTCCGGTCCGGTCAGCCGGAGGCCCGCCGGTCCATCCACTGGTGCGGTCACCGGATCGTTCATGCAGTGAAGCCTACGTGCGCCTGCTCGCTCGCCTCCGGCTCCTTCGGCAGCGGTGGCCGCCGCTGTTCACGCGGCCCCGGCAGCGTACGGCCACGCCCCGGCGGTACGCGCCGCACAACACGGTCACGCGCGCGTGCCACGAGGCCGCCCAGATGCTTCAGGAAGGTCGTCGGAAGGAAGACGGCGTCGGCGGCGATCATCGCGAGCGAGAAGAACGGCAGGCCCAGCACGACGGCGATCACGGCGTGCTCGGTCATCATGACCGCCAGCAGAACGTTCTTGACGCGCCGGTTGAAGAGCGTGAACGGGAAGGCGACCTGCACGATCACCGTCCCGTACGTCATCAGCATCACCATCGTGCCGCTCGACGACATGAGATCGGAGAGTGCGGCCCAGGGCGAGAAGTAGTCCAGGTGGAGCGGGTAGTACGCGGCGGTGCCGTCCTGCCAGCGCGACCCCTGGATCTTGTACCAGCCGGCGGCGGCGTAGATCAGACACGCCTCGGCCATGATCACGACCAGTGCGGCGTTGTGCGCGAGATTGCCGACGATGTCGAGCAGCACGCGGGGCTTGACGTTCGACTCGATGCGGCCCGCGGCCCACCACAGGGCGTGCACCACCCACAGGCCCCAGAAAAAGGTCAGCCAGCCGCCCGGAACCAGCTCACCGCCCGGAATCAGACCGCCGAAGGTCGCCACCAGCAGCGCGAACCCGAGCACGCACCACAGCAGGGGACCGCTCCGGTCCTCCGGTGCGCTGCCGTCCCGCGCACGGCGCTCGCGCGTGCGCCCTGCGCGCCGCGCGTCCAGCGACCAGACCTGGGCGCAGCGGACGAACACGAGATAGATCGCCATGAGGTGGATGACGTTGTCGCCGCCGTCGCCCATGAAGACGCTGCGGTTCTGCAGGGAGAGGACGCCCACCATGAAGAGCACGCTCATGGCGCGGGTGCGCCAGCCGATGAGCAGCAGCAGGCTCGACAGCACGGCGACGGCATAGACGATCTCGAACCACACCACGCTGTCGGACCACATCAGCACCGTGAAGGCGTCGTTGGCGGCGATCAGCTGCTGGGCCAACTCCCAGCTCCAGGGCCCGTCGGGACCGTACAACTCACGCCGGTGCGGGAACTCGCGCAACAGGAACAACAGCCAGGTCGCGGAGAAACCGATACGGATGACCGCACTCTGGTACGGGCCCAGCGCGCGATCGGTGACACGGGTGATCCCGCTGCCTATCGCGGCGGCGAGACGCGCCATCGGCGTGACCGGCTTGACCGGGCCGACCGGGTGGTTGGCCGGGCCAACAGGGTTGCTCGGGCTCATGGCGCTCATTCGGCGCTCGCCTCCGTCCGACCGGTGGCGGTCCGGCCGGCGCCACCCGCGTTGACGGCGGCGTCCGTCCGGTCCTTGTCGGTCACCGACCACCAGGCCAGCTCACGGACGACAGGCTTGTCGGACACCTTTTCCTCGCTCCAGTCGGGCGGCGGCACGTTGGTGGTACGGGACCGCAGCTGGATCCGCTTGATCACACCGCCGGAACCAGCGGCCCGCTCGCGGTCGAGCCGCATCACCACGATGCGGCGCACGTAGCGCTCGGCCAGGTCACCGCGCGAGGTCGTGGCGCGGCTCTCGTCGTCATGCGTGGCGAGATAGAAGTCCCAGGCCCGGCGCAGCTCGTTCTGCTGGGCGTGGCTCGGCACCGGATTGCGGTCGATCGCGGCGCCGTCCAGCGCCGACAGGTCGTACCAGCCGGTCTCGCGCACCTCACCGCCCGCCGTGCGGACCTCGGCGCGCGCCTGTACGGAGATGTTCTGCTGCAAGGGGTTCGGGGCGAACAGCTTCCAGTTCTGTTCGAACTCCGGGTACACCCACTCGTCCACCGCCCGGCCATGCTGTTTCGTCAGCGTGTTCGAGGGCGCGATATGCAGAAACACCAGCCCGAGATGCGTACAGGCCGCCACCGCCACGAACGCGAGCACCAACGCCACGGCGATCTGGTAGGGGAGGGTGAGCGCGGCGATACCCGAGGCAGGCCCCCGCTCACCGGGGGCCTGGCTGACGGAACCCGCGTCGGCGGGAGTCCGGCCGACAGCAGCCTGGCTTCTGGAAGCCTCGCCGACACGGCCTGCGGAGGCGGAGTCCTCGGGTCCGTCCGGTCCACGCCGGGCGTTCGAGACCTCGTCGTTCGCGTCCATTCCGCCCCGCTCCCCGATTCCCACTGTCCGGTCGCAATCCCCACCGGAACTTAGTCAGCCGCGTCCCTCCGGCACAGCCCCGGCGGCCCGCAGCAGTCACATCGTCACACCGCACACACGGCACCCACGAGGTTATCCACAGCGGGGGACACCTTACGGCGCCGTGGTCCACCATTGAGTCGGGCCGATCGACCACACCGATCGATCGGTCCACCGATGGGCGCGGCCAGGGCACGGGCGAAGGGCTGGGGCTGGAAGTGGGGGGCTCGGGGCCGGGGGGGTGGGGGCTGGGGGGTGGGGGGGCGGGCCCAGTCAGCGCCATTCCCTTCTTCTAGAACCTGTTCTATCTTGACGCCCCGTCACCGGCGACACAGAAGGGCAGGCACCGTGGACTTCACCTTCACCGAAGAGCAGCAGGCGGCGGCCGAGGCGGCGAGGGCGGTGTTCGCCGGGGTCGTGCCGGACGGGGTGCCGAGCCCGTCGCTCGTGCCGGGGGCCGTGGCCGACGACTTCGACCGCGTGCTGTGGGCGAAGCTCGCCGACGCGGACCTGCTCAGCCTGCCGCTGGACCCCGTGTACGGCGGTTCGGGGCTCGATGCGATCGCCCTGTGCCTGGTCCTGCGCGAGTCGGCGAGGGTGCTGGCCAGGGTGCCGTTGCTGGAGAGCAGTGCGGCGGCGGTGACCGTACAGGCGCACGGGAGCGAGGAGGTGAAGGCGGACCTGCTCGCTCGGGTCGGCCGGGGCGAGGTCGTCCTGACCGTCGCCGCGCACGGCCGCACCGGGCACGATCCGGCCGAACTCGCCGTGACCGCACGGCGGGAGGCTGACGGCGGCTGGGTACTGGACGGTGTGCAGACGGCGGTGCCGTGGGCCTACAACGCGGACTTCGTCGTCGTCCCCGCGACGGTCGCACCGGAGTCGGTCGCCCCCGGTGGGTCCGCCGGCGGATCCGAGCACGGCGCGGCCCCGGTCGCCGAGGGCCGGGTCGTGCTCGCGCTCGTTGCCCGCGTGCATGAGGCAGTGGCGCTCGCCGAGCAGATCTCCACCGCCGGTGAACGGCTGGCCGAACTGCGGCTGGAGTCGGCGCGGATCGCCGGGCGGGACGTCATCGACGCGGAGGGGGCGTGGGAGCGGCTGAGGGAGTTGCTGGCCACCGGGACGTGCGCGCTGGCGCTCGGGCTGGGGGAGCGTGTACTCGGCATGACCGGCGAGTACGCCGGCAAGCGGGAACAGTTCGGGTTTCCGATCGCCTCCTTCCAGGCCGTCGCCGTGCAGGCCGCCGACCGCTTTATCGACCTGCGCGCGATGGAGGCGACGCTGTGGCAGGCAGCCTGGCGGATCACCTCG
Coding sequences:
- a CDS encoding Lrp/AsnC family transcriptional regulator translates to MAEPPEHGPALPPPRPLDAIDQDILRMLQADGRASIRSVAERVHVSRANAYARINRLIEDGVIRGFGARVNHERAGKGTSAYITLKIVQNSWRTVREQLRQLSGAAHIALVGGDYDVLLLVHTSDNRALREVVLTKLQAIPEVLSTRTLLVFEEEDVEPEE
- a CDS encoding TetR/AcrR family transcriptional regulator; protein product: MTTAKRDTYTPQTLLSVAVRVFNERGYDGTSMEHLSKAAGISKSSIYHHVTGKEELLRRAVSRALDGLFGILDEEPARAGRAVERLEHVVRRMVEVLIAELPYVTLLLRVRGNTGTERWALERRRDFDHQVAELLKAAAADGDVRGDVEVRLATRLVFGMINSIVEWYRPDGRGMGEREVSDAVAQLVFAGLRAQD
- a CDS encoding 3-hydroxyacyl-CoA dehydrogenase, which gives rise to MTALDLSSPVAVVGTGTMGQGIAQVALVAGHPVRLFDVAPGRAREAAEAIGARLDRLVAKDRLAGADRDAARARLHAAESLSDLADCALVVEAVLERLDVKQELFRALEDVVGEHCLLATNTSSLSVTAIGGALRHPGRFVGLHFFNPAPLLPLVEVVSGFATDVTSATRAYETARAWGKTPVACADTPGFIVNRIARPFYAEAFAVHEAQAADPATLDAILRECGGFRMGAFELTDLIGQDVNESVTHSVWQAFFQDVRFTPSLAQRRLVESGRLGRKAGRGWYGYGDDAERPEPHTAERAQAPAYVVTEGDLGPASELLTLIREAGIPVREDDEDHGTRLVLPSGGQLALADGQTSVEFRDVVYFDLAFDYRQATRVALSASQDTSPQTLAEATGLFQALGKDVSVIGDAPGMIVARTVARIVDLAHDAVAKGVATEEDIDTAMRLGVNYPLGPFEWSRRLGRNWAYALLDDLHLRDPSGRYAPSLALYRHAYASDKREGTSS
- the paaN gene encoding phenylacetic acid degradation protein PaaN, with product MAAELSAHTLLAKHRSTLDQALEAIRTRAYWSPHPEHPKAYGENGSLGMAEGKAAFDALLCTRLDLGQPGTDDWVGGEISPYGLELGITYPHADIDTLLPAMRAGQRAWRDAGAQARAAVCLEILRRISDRTHEFAHAVMHTSGQAFMMAFQAGGPHAQDRGLEAVAYAYAEQIRTPDNAEWTKPQGKRDPLALTKRFKPVPRGIALVIGCNTFPTWNGYPGLFASLATGNAVLVKPHPRAVLPLALTVQVAREVLTETGFDPDLVALAAERPGEGIAKDLATRPEIRIIDYTGSTSFGDWLEANARQAAVYTEKAGVNTVLVDSTDDYKGMLANLAFSLSLYSGQMCTTPQNLLIPRGGITTDEGPKSYDEVVADLAKSVDGLLGDDVRANALLGAIVNPDVKARLETAASLGEVALPSREVSNPEFPDAVVRTPVIVKLDGARKHWERGDEEAAYMSECFGPVSFAVAVDSTTDAVELLRRTIRDKGAMTVGAYTTAGEVADAVEEACLEECAQLSLNLTGGVYVNQTAAFSDFHGSGGNPAANAALCDGAFVANRFRVVEVRHEAHR
- a CDS encoding TrmH family RNA methyltransferase, coding for MDDPLRTWRRLADASVLLDGFHALKHAVRFGAEVPVAVTADRPAALVLADDLAPDVRDRLGRLLQEVPEETYRALVPRPHPTAVAALAVRPSRTANLAALARTPRTAPVVVLDNPRNLGNAGAVIRLAAGFGATGVVTTGTLDPWHPTVVRGGAGLHFATAVERLEVAELPPGPLFALDPEGDDIRGLRLPDDAVLAFGSERSGLSAELRSRADHLLSLPMRPQVSSYNLATSVAMTLYHWSVGSF
- a CDS encoding HTTM domain-containing protein produces the protein MARLAAAIGSGITRVTDRALGPYQSAVIRIGFSATWLLFLLREFPHRRELYGPDGPWSWELAQQLIAANDAFTVLMWSDSVVWFEIVYAVAVLSSLLLLIGWRTRAMSVLFMVGVLSLQNRSVFMGDGGDNVIHLMAIYLVFVRCAQVWSLDARRAGRTRERRARDGSAPEDRSGPLLWCVLGFALLVATFGGLIPGGELVPGGWLTFFWGLWVVHALWWAAGRIESNVKPRVLLDIVGNLAHNAALVVIMAEACLIYAAAGWYKIQGSRWQDGTAAYYPLHLDYFSPWAALSDLMSSSGTMVMLMTYGTVIVQVAFPFTLFNRRVKNVLLAVMMTEHAVIAVVLGLPFFSLAMIAADAVFLPTTFLKHLGGLVARARDRVVRRVPPGRGRTLPGPREQRRPPLPKEPEASEQAHVGFTA
- a CDS encoding DUF5819 family protein, whose amino-acid sequence is MDANDEVSNARRGPDGPEDSASAGRVGEASRSQAAVGRTPADAGSVSQAPGERGPASGIAALTLPYQIAVALVLAFVAVAACTHLGLVFLHIAPSNTLTKQHGRAVDEWVYPEFEQNWKLFAPNPLQQNISVQARAEVRTAGGEVRETGWYDLSALDGAAIDRNPVPSHAQQNELRRAWDFYLATHDDESRATTSRGDLAERYVRRIVVMRLDRERAAGSGGVIKRIQLRSRTTNVPPPDWSEEKVSDKPVVRELAWWSVTDKDRTDAAVNAGGAGRTATGRTEASAE
- a CDS encoding acyl-CoA dehydrogenase family protein yields the protein MDFTFTEEQQAAAEAARAVFAGVVPDGVPSPSLVPGAVADDFDRVLWAKLADADLLSLPLDPVYGGSGLDAIALCLVLRESARVLARVPLLESSAAAVTVQAHGSEEVKADLLARVGRGEVVLTVAAHGRTGHDPAELAVTARREADGGWVLDGVQTAVPWAYNADFVVVPATVAPESVAPGGSAGGSEHGAAPVAEGRVVLALVARVHEAVALAEQISTAGERLAELRLESARIAGRDVIDAEGAWERLRELLATGTCALALGLGERVLGMTGEYAGKREQFGFPIASFQAVAVQAADRFIDLRAMEATLWQAAWRITSGAGGALPAAGDVAVAKIWASEGVRRVVQTAQHLHGGFGADVDYPLHRYHAWAKHLELSLGPAAAHEEALGDLLAAHPLG